The nucleotide sequence TACGTATAAGTAATATAAATCgataaaagtatttttaatacAAGTAAAAACTTATTAAAGTTAAGAGGAAAGGAACAGAATGCAAAATTTTggcgcctgtcaaaattttcaatgtatttttttatatgtaataatttttttcgaatcctgagaaaactaataagtatttttcaaaaatttaaacgaaatttaaagaatgaaatattactttattaccgagggccgaaagtcccttagaataaataaattgaatgagatatttgaaattaaaaatcacactaaattttttctttagtttttcatccctgtatcttattaaaatttatagaagttttcagggactttcggccctcggtaataacgtaatctttaattctgcgtttaaatttatcaaaaatacttattagttttctcagcattcgaaaagaatgaatcccatttaaatagcattaaaGCAGAAAGTTCGTATCCATCCCCTTAaggcaaaatttcgcgccaatatGTGTTtgaaatacattcatttttttttcgaatcctaagaaaagtAATAGgcatttttgacaaatttaaaggcaaaatgaaatattgcattattaccaaggccgaaattccctgaaaacttctatgtttattttaattagttacaggtgtaaaaaaaatttattacaggGGAAAATTTAaatagtgtgatatttaattttaaatatatcattcaaaagaagctttttggttattctaagggactttcggccctcggtaataatgtaatctttcattctgcttttaaattttttaaaaatacttattagttttcgcaggattagaaaaaaatgaatgcatgtaaaacacattggcgcgaaattttgcgcctacgcccttagaGAATAACATCATTATAATAAGTTAAGTGAATAATATGGATAATGTGAATAATATGCAATAATATGAAGTGTAAATGACAATATATTTTTAGTTACTggaaataaaaatatgtttagGCACAAAAATACTTACAACTTACATCTACTTAGGTACCTACTTATTAAATATTTCTACTTATTTACAGATCCGCTAGGCCTTCTTATGGGGACTCTGCTGTTGGATGGGTGCAAGTTCGAAGGGATAAAAATGTGTGCACAGTTAAAGCTAAAATGACACCTGAACACAATGTGAGGAAAACACAATATGCTGTAACTTGCAATATTGATGAGGAATGTGAAAAGGTGTTAAATATTCAGTGCCATGACTGTGCTGCCTcttcaggtaaatatttttaaattgttaaaaaatatactaGGTAAATATCAGATTAGTTTTAGTCGTGTATAGGTGTATTGAGATTCTACGGTTTTAAgactaaaaaaaatggtttgtctttTATGCTATTTAAAAACTGTTTATGTTTATGGAATGTCTTATTTACGTATCATCTCCgtgacgaaggttggcaatcatcattgcctATTCTAACTTTTGGCACtatacagcccgaaagagttcagttgagttGCATCCAATCCATTTtttgagatttctcagccaggacaattttttctacctatgctgcgccttccttgaatctctccctgcattattaattttaggagttcatatctgtcaccacctGCTGTTATATGACctaagtattgcagttttcttattgtgatggaatccagtatctccctattgttctctattcttcttagtacttcttcattggttattctgtctatCCAGGACATTCTTCGATATATCCACATTTTAAATGCTTCCAATCTAAATTGTAATATGGAACGTAAAGGATAGCAAATACATACTGTGAAATGATATTAATTTTGGGTATAATTTATAAGTATAGCATTTACTTTGTTTTAGGTGGATGTAAGCATTCCATAGCACTCTTGATGTGGCTTCACAGAAGGAGTGAAGAACCTTCTCCAACTGAAGTTGCTTGTTACTGGGCAAAGAGTAAACTTTCCAAAGTTGGAACTTCGGTTAAATACCTAACTTTGAAGGATTTTGGAGCACAAGAAGAACTGAGCTCAGATGAAGAAAGCTCACTTTTTTTACAGGAAGTTGTGAACCAAGGACTAGAACATAATGTTGAGAGTCAGTTATTGAAACACTTCAAGCCTAACAGAATTTTACAACATCTTGGACTACACCAATTGATGTTAAATTTTGTTAGCAAAAATGATTCTTCGGAAATGGCACTGAATTTTTCAGAATTTCTAGAACTTTATTATCAGGAAATGGATCCCCAACTATGTTCTGAAGCTGCAGCAATAACGATTGAACAGTCTAATTCCGGTTTATGGTTTGACCTGCGATATGCAAGAATAACTGCATCAAAGATTTATGATGCAGCACACTGCAAAAAATCAGATGGTTCCCTGGTTAACCAAATACTTGGTGTAACCAAACTTCCTGCTACAGAAGCCATGTCTCGAGGAAAAAGGCTTGAGGATGCTGTAATTAAAGCTTTAGAACAAAAATTAAAGATGAAACTCAGTCATATTGGGTTACAATTAAATCACAGGCATCCAATATTTGGGGCTTCTCCAGATGCTATATCTGAAGAGTTTGTAGTTGAAATAAAATGTCCTCAATCTGAGAAAACTATTTGtaacaatttaacaaaaaatatggaaaTTACAGCAAAATACAAAGCTCAAGTGCAGCTACAGATGTTTCTATGTAAGAAACAAAAAGCATTATTTTGTGTTGCAGATCCTAATTTTgaggaaaatttaaaattttttgatatatgGGTACAATATGATGAAGAATACATAAAGATGTTAATGGATGCTGCCGAAAACTTCtggcaatataatatatttacacATTTATGTAACTCattcaaaaaatgataatatatttatatacagcACGACCAGTTTCACTTTGCATTTAAGATTTGGATGCAAACTGGTGTTAACATtcggtttttccaaattttttttaaattttatttttgtaacgtCTCGCCAAGTAAAATGCCTGCAcggtaccaaaataaaattcagaaaatatggaaaaaccgAAAGTCAACAACAGTGCACATCCAAATCACAAATACAATGTGAATCTGGTTGTgctgtatatacatataaatatataaagTATAATTTAGGTATATACCTATAATTAATTTATGATTAATAAAACCACTTGCACTACGATATTagtttgatttgtttttattaaattactttTACTGTGTTTGACCTTGACCAATCCCTAGATAGATGCATTTGGGAATCTGGTATAAttgtgaaataaaacaaaataaatgttactttacatttattgtttatattatatttaacataatatacagggtgtaacaaaaatacaggtcataaattaaatcacatattctgggaccaaaagtagttcgaatgaacctaacttaccttagtacaaatatgcacataaaaaaagttatagcccttcgaagttacaaaatgaaaatcgattttttcgaatgtatcgaaaactattagagattttctATGGAAAATGGatatgtagcattcttatggtagAAGcaccttaaagaaaaattatagtgaaatttgtgctccccataaaatttttatgggggttttgctcccttaaacccccccaaacttttctgtacgtcccaattaaattattattgtggtaccattagttaaatttaatatttttaaaacttttttggctcttagtattttttcgataaggcagtttttatcgagttacggcttcttttttaatatgtttacataaaaactttatgggggttttgttcctttaaacaccccaaatgtttgtgtacgctccaattaaactattactgggGTACCTTTAGctaaatacaatgtttttaaaacttttttgcctctttgtattttttcgagaaggcaccttttatcgagatatgactTCGTTTCTAGACGGttcaaaatataactaaaaatgtaaatcatacataaattttcatattattaccaagtctcgataatcgtacttaaccatatacaaatatgtggtggatttgacaaatattcaaaatatctcaataaaaactgacttttccaaaaagtactaagagccaaaaaagttttaaaaatattgtgtttaagtaatggtactacaataataatttaattggaacgtacacaaaagtttgggggggggggtttaaaggaactaaacccccataaaatttttatagggtgtccaaatttcactataattttttcttaagatgctactgtcataagaatgccatatgtccattttcaataaaaaatctttaatagttttcgatatattggaaacaatcgattttcagtttgtaacttcaaagggttgtaactttttttatatgcacatttgtactaaggtaagttaggttcattcgaactatttttggtcccaggatatgtgattaaatttgtgacctgtattttcgttacaccctgtatattgcaaatAGTGAAATAGTAGTAAGATGAAATATCAGGTTCCTACCAACCatttccttaaaaatatattttttttaaactaaacaACTGAATGAGTCCGCCGAAATAACGTTGTAAGTGCCACATTGCCTGTCtttgtgataatggtgagtttatacattttatttatttattttatttattttaagggtgagtatttattattttaaggGTGAGTAATACAGTTTGTAATCTGTAGTTTCAAACTTTATTACTAACTCTTAAAATGTTTAAGTTTGTCattgttataattttaaaatttatttttcgatttAATAAAAACAAGTGGTGTGGTgcttacaacgttattcggcGGACCCATTCAACTATCTACTtacaaagtataaaaataaaaaaggtacaGCATGGTTAAAAGATCATAGAAATATACTACACGGACCAAGAATTGTAAATCAAGGTCTGCCACAGGGTTCAGTATTAAGTCCAACATTATTCAACTTATATTCTGCTAGTATTCATAGTTTGTTTGACGAAAACATTAAATGTttacaatatgcagatgatatctgtaTATACTCCACCAAAAAAACCTACGACGACTGTCTATGGTCATTGAGGCATATAGttaaaattattatacaatggaCAAATGAAAATAATATGACCATGTCCACAGAAAAatccaatattatgtttttcaccaGGCATAGGTTGCGCGCACCGGGAAACGTAACCTCGAGTGGGCGTACTATACCAATGGTGAATCAGTATAAGTATCTAGGGATAGTACCTACTAGATAATAAACTTCTGTGGACAAAACATATTCAATACATCAAAGGTAAgtgtgaaaaaaaaataaatatactaaggTGTATTACTAACAGAAAATGGGGTGCAGACCCCAAAACAGCTTTATTGTTCTACAATGCTTGTATTCCGTCAGTCGTGGACTATGGGTGTTGGATATATGGATCAGCAAGCAATATGAACTTAAAATTTTTAGATAGGATACAATACAGATGCTTGAGAATATTATTATGTTAAGTGCAATGGTATCCACTCCAACAAACGTTATGCTAGCGGAGTGTAATGAAATCACATTAAATTTACGTAGACAATTTTTAGCTCAAAAATACTGCATAAAGCTAAGAAACACTGAGTCAGACCTTCTAACAAATTTGGCTTTATTaaacatggaaaacttaactagcaaatattggagaataaaaaattcaccACCAGTAATAGATGCATTCGTTGAAACCAGTAATTCTACAGATTTACACAACAATAAATTAGTACCAATTTATAAATTTCCgtataaaactttgataaaaaaccaagaatcataattcctaaatatacagaatcaaatcatttaaataatattttagtaaaatctatactGAGCGACTTTGTGGATTACACAGTAATTTACACAGACGGTcctaaaaatcaaacaggagtagggtgtgctatgtatgtgcaaaatacccatcaacataataattacaaattatctagtattagtagtatttttacagctgagattatagccatcgaaaaagctctagaatggatcaaagagaatgatattgaaaaagctgtgataataacagactccagatctgcaatatatgcaattgaaaatactgattttagttcatacaaatcaaaaattttatgtaatataaaaaattatttgtctaaagtagtatttatatgggcaaaagggcatgccggtatactgggtaatgagaaagtggatgagttggccaaagatgcaataaagaaaggtgagatactaactcacagcttatcgacagatgcaataaatgacgtcaaagttagaataaataaaatatggaaaaaagaatggaaaaatattacaagtatgtcaaaaaatttatatttttatttacatcaagaacttcctccgccacctgaatacatatttaaatataacctgccaaagcaagatatttctactatcgtcagattaaaaactcggcacggaaaatatgaggcacatctgcacaaattaggaatagttaattcatcagtctgtttttgtgataatgtttcgattagagatttaaaccatattttcttgcaATGCacaattaacgagagatatataaataaattatattataatttacaACAAGCACAAGTTCATTTTcaaattagtatagaatatctactaagttgtcataaaatggaaatatttaaattgctcataaactacttgaaagaaacaaatatgtCATTTAAGTGAAATATGTACGTATAAATATACCAAAACTAATAAAtagaggtaaaaataaaataaaaatctgtggctaacggacacGCAttcaagccattttttcacacacacacacacacacatacacacacacacaaagtTACTGTCGTTTACTACATTTATTGCTTATATTTTATTCAGCACTAGTCATTTTACCTATCGCCATACGATGGGAGATTCAATCAATTGCCATCTACAGTTACAtctctcattttttttttcaaaattttaggaGTAACAAGCAGTcaatagaattaaaaattaaattttttgaataataaatgTCTTGCATGTAAATCAAGTAAATATAAAGTTAaataaagctttaaattatttcctctacaaacgtgttaaaaatgcaatttttagcactccataagagcgttaaaaatgctactttaaagcactgggtgcactaaaaattttaaagcactgcagttaaaagtgaaatgtcaaattttgaaacgtcaaaatatttatattttatttatgattaatagtacaacttgcacAATTTGAAAGAGTAAActatattattgcatttttaacacgtttgtagaaaaaacaagtttatgtaacggtataatattttcgctaagaatttttagacattcccctcgagtgtagacaacaaattctaccttttacgggtcataggtttcatggtttcagcaaataacaaaaatattgtattttataaatttataacgtttgtagaaaaaatattgtatgatatacttacgtgttaaaaagtacatttttaaggcacttatgtgaattgcagaattcgcttcgctcattctgcaaaccttcacatgcgtgtTTGTATGTACATGCgtaaaattgtacttttatttatttatttacaggtTTCcccaatttcataaaaaatatacatatataaacaataagtaGAAGTAAAAGTAGTACATAGTAGTAAAGTCTAGTAAAacaggaaaaaaacaaaaaattaaattaaatgaattaaatgaaagtGTGACAGCATAAAACTGTAGTAAGTAcattacaataaaactaaatttaacaTACACACAATCCACGCTATGCAGTGACAATGCATAAtgataaatataatataaaccgaCATTCATCAACTAACTACAGACAATAAAAagttaataaattacataatacaaaagCATTGTCCATGGCAAAAATTAACAAATCTactgaaaatataatattaaaccAGTGCTGactggaaaaattgattttagtcGGTTTTTAAATGCTCTAAGTACTGGAAGAAGAGAATAAATCGATGTCCAAATCATTCAGGTGACTCAAAGTTCTATCTATTGGTGAGTTAAGACCATAGTTTGTTGAATGATGAGGTACATGTAACAAGTTATTATTtaaccccctccgtggctcagtggtaagagcgcctgcctttggatcaaaaaaatccgaaaggttgtgggttcgaatcccGCCAGGGTCAgatatttttcatttattgtaaattaataaatgaatatagtttctgtccttgagGGATCGGTACTCACGGGAGGGTCCGCAGACGTTCGggtacaattagcgtctctttgcaaagacaatgacgtcgactttgcaaagtaacaagacacttactcaacatacacactacacatgacactaatactcatgttgtgactggctgaatgacataaagtctatgccattaaaaaaaaagttattattgctCAGATCATGGTTTGgaatattaaagtttattaattttaataaatcagGGCAATTGATTTCACTATTTaatagtttataaataaaagCTAGATCATTTATAATTCTACAGTCTTTTAAGGAGTGCAAATTGAGATCACTACGGATGATGGTATAGTTGTGGTTTAGTTCAATAACATTATATCCCAATCTGTACGCTACAAATCTTAACAACTTATTTTGAACTCTCTAGAGACAAACAACATGAACATTATAAAATGGTGACCAGACAATAGAGGAGAATTCTAATAGAGATATAGCCAATGATGTGTAAACAGCCTTTATTGTATTAAGGGAAAGAtcagcacaactgcgaagtatatATTCCAATACTTTTGAAGCCTTTGCTGTCACATAGTTAATGTGATCCACAAACGTTAGGTTTTCATCGAATATTACTCCTAAATCCTTTACTGTTTTAACATAAGAGAGCGCCTTACTGTCGATGACATATGATGATATTGATATTTTTTTGCAACTTTGTGGAAGCTAATGAAATGACAtttattaatgtttaaaaagaGTCTGTATTTGTTACACCACTTAACTAAATTATTGAGATCATTTTGAAGGAGACTACAATTTTCATGATCTTTGATAGATCTGTACATctttaaatcatcagcaaatagcaagTACTTAGAGTGATTAAAACATTCACCTATATCATTAACAAATCGATTGAACAGAAGGGGCGAGCAATGAGCACCTTGTGGAACTCTAGATTTTATTTGTATTGCATCTTACATAAATGAACCCAGTTTGACTTTTTGTGTGCGACCTATTAAATTGCTAGCAAACCACTTTAAAAGCTGATTGTTGAAACCATATACCTTAAGTTTATGTAACAGTAAGTAGTGTTCAATCCTATCAAAGGCTTTTGAAAATTCTGTGTATATACAATCTACCGGACATTTTCTTTCCAGATCTCTGATAATAGATGTTTCATAAGATAGTAAGTTTGTAGTTGTGGATTTCTTGTGCATAAAGACATGTTGATAAGTATTTTTAATGcttatatcaaaaattactattaaattttaataaaattagtgTATTCGATTTTAATacatagtat is from Diabrotica virgifera virgifera chromosome 9, PGI_DIABVI_V3a and encodes:
- the LOC126892533 gene encoding uncharacterized protein LOC126892533; this encodes MTPEHNVRKTQYAVTCNIDEECEKVLNIQCHDCAASSGGCKHSIALLMWLHRRSEEPSPTEVACYWAKSKLSKVGTSVKYLTLKDFGAQEELSSDEESSLFLQEVVNQGLEHNVESQLLKHFKPNRILQHLGLHQLMLNFVSKNDSSEMALNFSEFLELYYQEMDPQLCSEAAAITIEQSNSGLWFDLRYARITASKIYDAAHCKKSDGSLVNQILGVTKLPATEAMSRGKRLEDAVIKALEQKLKMKLSHIGLQLNHRHPIFGASPDAISEEFVVEIKCPQSEKTICNNLTKNMEITAKYKAQVQLQMFLCKKQKALFCVADPNFEENLKFFDIWVQYDEEYIKMLMDAAENFWQYNIFTHLCNSFKK